The DNA region CGCCTCTGCTGTTTGCACTCATGCTCAATGAGCTGCGCCTGATGATTCTCAGACGCTGGATTCAGACCATTGTCTATCTGCCTCACTTTTTATCCTGGGTTATTCTGGGGGGCATTGTACTTGATCTGTTCTCCTATAACGGACCCGTTAATCAACTGGCTGCTTTGTTCGGACTCCAGCCCAAGCTGTTCTTTGCCGATGCCCAGCTGTTTCCGTTTCTCGTAGTCGGCAGCGACGTCTGGAAGGAATTCGGTTTCGGTACCATTATCTATCTTGCCGCCCTTACTGGGATCAACCCGGCACTGTACGAAGCCGCGAACATTGATGGCGCAGGACGCTGGAGAAGTCTCTGGCATATCACGCTGCCCGGGATCCGCACGACAGCCGTATTGCTTACGGTACTTAGCCTGGGGAATGTGCTTAATGCAGGCTTCGACCAGATCTTCAATCTGTACAACCCGCTCGTCTATTCTACTGGTGATATTATTGACACCTGGGTCTATCGTACAGGTTTGCTCAACCTGCAATATGAGCTTGCGACCGCCGTCGGCCTGCTGAAGTCCGTTGTGGGCTTCCTGCTGATATCCGTCTCGTATTATCTGGCTTACCGTTTTGTAAACTATCGCATATTCTAAGGATTCATCCTGATGCAAAGCTATAAACATCCCATTCCAACTAGAGTAGGAGGTGCTGACCGTGGTCAGAGATCAGACGTTCGGCAACCGTGTGACGGATATTATACTGATTGTAGTCCTGATAGGCATAACTTTGTCATGCATCCTGCCGATCTGGTACACGCTCTCCCTTTCGCTTAGCTCCAACTCTGCCGCTGCGGCCGGTAAAGTCTGGCTATGGCCTGTCGATTTCAATCTTAACGCATATACCCAGATTCTCAATGACAATCAGTTCTTCCGGTCGTTCTGGATCTCGACCCAGCGAGTGCTGCTGGGGGTGATGCTCAACTTTATCATGGTTGTGCTCATGTCTTACCCGCTCTCGCGGACAGCGAAAGAGCTCAAGGGGCGCAATGTGTTCATGTGGATTCTCATTTTCACGATGTTGTTCAACGGCGGCCTGATCCCCTTGTATCTGACGGTCAAAGAGCTCAACATGCTGAACAGCATCTGGGCACTTGTCCTGGTCGGCGGTGCGCAGACCCTCGTCTTCAACGTCATCCTCACGATGAACTTCTTCCGCAACCTGCCCAAGGAGCTGGATGAAGCCGCCCTTGTCGACGGCGCGGGACCATGGTACATCCTGTTCAAGATCTACATCCCGCTGGCCGTGCCGGTGCTGGCGACCGTCTCGCTGTTCAGTATCGTGTATCACTGGAATGAATTTTTGTACGGTCTGATCTTCATGTCCCGTGAACAATTCTATCCGCTCCAGACGTATATCCAGCAGCTTGTCGTCTCGGTCGACCCATCGACGATGTCCGAGGACCAGTACCGCCGCTTGTCGGAGCTGTCCAACCGGACACTCGATGCCGCCAAGATCTTCATCGCGATGCTGCCCGTCCTCATCGTCTATCCGTTCCTCCAGCGCTTCTTCATTCACGGGATTACGCTGGGTTCGGTTAAAGAGTAGCTCACCCGCCCAGGACAACAGGGTTTAGAGATACACGTTTATAGTAAAGCATACTGAAAATAGGGGCCGTCTCACATGATCTTAGATCTTGAGAAACGGCTCTTTTTTGCTGTTTTGTGATACGTCGAGAGTCATACACATCATGGGATGATTGATAGCCAAAGAACTTCGTCGTTAACGATCCATACAACCGCAGGACTGCAATTGCACATCAAGAGCGGAGCTGTATGTCTTAACGATTTTAAAAAGGCCCGGTTATTTTAACCTGAATCTTGTTGGATTCAACGGTTACGCCATTCAGCGTAATTCGGATCGACAACTCCGCTTGACCCGGATGCTTGGCGATGATGGTTCCGTCAGGACTGATTTCCGCCTTATCCGGTCGACTGCTTAAGTACTCTATGCTGGCGCCGGATAGTTCCTTCGTCGTTCTTCCCTTCTCAAGGAAGACTTTGTAGGAATAATGGACTTCATCACCCGGACGCAGCCGGAGCGACTCGGCCTCCAGCTGCACTTTGTCTAACTGTACGACCAAATTAGGGTCGCTATACTTCATCAGCTCGCTGCCGTATTTGAAATACAAGTTGCCAAAGTCGTCCTGTGCAAGCTTCTCCGCATTGCTTTCCAACAAGATGGAAAGTGCTTTGCTCGACGCGTCGATCTTAAACAGCTTGCTCGTATACGTATGGTCGGCAACATATCCCGTAAAAATAGTGCCGTATACATTGCCGTCGGTTCCAACGGTCAGACGGGGATTGCTGTGTGCATAATCCGCGGCAGGAAACAGATCATCGCTGTAAACAACCTCTTGGAGCTCCGGATCATAGATGAATAGAGCCCCCAGCGCCATTCCCCAAATGTTACCATCCGGGCCCCAAATCAAGGACGTTACTGCTTTTTTGCCCGGAACAGGTACCTGTTCCTGTTCTACCCGGCCGGATGCGGTGTCGTAAATGGCAAGTTTCCCCTCACCGCCCGTCATCGCACCGGTGCCCATGAAGAGCTTTCCGTTATTGTAAAGCAGCGAATTGATCGAATGGCCGTTAATGATGTCCCGCTTCACATCAAACGTTCCGGTAGCGGGATTATACACGGTTAGAGCCCCTCCGGTCTTGCCTGCGATGGGATAAGAACCGATGTATAACAGGTTTTCTTCCTCGACCCCGAGCATTGCCACGGGCCGGTCTTGCTCCGAACCCAGCTGAGCAAGCCGGAGCGGATTATTCGGTTCCGAAGGGTCCGTCCGGTTCCATGGTTTGGCTGGATCGTATTCAAAGATGGTCGCTCTAGGATAGACGCCAAAATACATTTTTCCGTTTAAGGAGCCGAATCCCTCGACCTGGCCGATCTGAGGATAATGCTTGGTTTCGTTACGGGTCGGGGAGTAGATTCCCATTCCCCCGCCTGAGATGAAGCCGGAAGACAAGATCTGCCCGTCGATGCTCTTCCCGATGTTAAACAATTCTACGAATTGGGGCGGGAACGGGAGCTCCGGCGTCTCAATCTGGCCGGTTTCCAGATGGTAATAAAATGCCCTGCCGCTGTTTCCGGCCAATCCGACCAATGTCCAGCCTGGATACTTTGCCTGATCGAGCTGTACATAACCAAAAGCGACGCCTGCTCCTTTGACATCCACGCCCAGCGAGCCGTAAGCTCCCGTATTCACGTCATATGAATAAAGCGACCATTGCTGCGCGCCTCCTGGCAGAGTCTCATAATAAGTATAGAATACCGTTTTGCCGTCAGGCGCTAGCGGTGAGAATCCCCTGGCGTTATAGGCCGTATTGTTATTGACGATCCAGCTGGCGGTATCGGGATCATAGACGAACATAACGGGGCCCGGATCCACGCGCACGAATAATTTGCCCCCTGCATACCGGAGATCATAAACCGAAGTCATGCCCTTAAATTCAGGCGGATGAAGGGCAGTGGATGTTCCGCTTGCGAGATCGTATTGATAAAGCTTGGCAGCATCGGAGCCTCCTACATAGATCACTTGGCGATCGGGATCGTAAGCAAGACTGCGGATATGCGACTCTTTCGATGAAGACTTGAAGGATTTGAGGATTCGGGTCCGGTCTGAAGCGGGATCATATTCAAACAGCGTTTGGGAATAACCCGTTCCTCCGTACACTTTGCCATCTTCCCCGGCAACAAGCGTCCAGATAACGGTATCGGTAGGTACCGGTTTGCCGATCGCCCGCATTGTATCCTGAGCCGGATCATATTGAAACAATGTCCCGTTCGGCGTACTGCCGATGTATACTTTTCCGTCAGAAGCTGTCACAATCGCCCAAGCTGCCGAAACGTTGCTGCCGTCAAGCGCTACGAGCGGATGGGTGGCCTTCACTTCTCTTGAAGCAACATCCATTACGATGAATTGTGCCGGATCACCCTGTGCAACCGTAAACAAAGCATCCCGACCATTCCTGTCTTTGCCGAACGCTGCGGTCATCAAGGTTAGACTTGACGACTGCGGTCCCAAATTCGTTAAGTACGGGGAGGCCGCATGCGTTTGCAATGTGACGCTGTCAACGAAGTACCGGCCGGTTAAATCGCCACTAAAATCAAAGGCGACTTTAACCTCCGCTGCATGTTTAGGTGCAGCGGCCGCTACTCGTAAACGGTGCCATTGATCGGAGGGTCCACCGACCAGGCTGCTGACTACGGAAACTAGCTTACCGTCTGCATCATAAAATCTGAGATCGGCCTTGCCTCCTTTGCCTTCCTCCGAAAGCACGCTTGCCGTCATGACGACATTGCCGAATGGCTCGATTGCGTACGCATCGCTCACAGCTCCGGAGCCAGCAGCTGGCAGCTGGCGCTCCACTTGAAGACTTCGTTCCCCGTCGGCATATACGGTCTCACTGACGGTAAGGGCTGCTGCATCTACATCAGGCTGCCAACCCGGCATGCGCCCATCCTGTTCAAGATCCTCAAAGCTGCCGTTGATGATGATGTTGCTCGCATCTTTATCGGCTGCATACGTGATCGGCATGGCCCACTCGAAACTTGCAAGCATCATGATAACCGTTACAGCTGCGGCAATCCGGCTCCACTTGCTTCTCACTAAACTCTCTCCTTTGCGATTGGATTTTTCCTAGCACTGAGTAAACGCTTTCAAGACGCTATCATCTTATCACATCTCTTTGTTTGTATACAAGTAAAATACATGTAAACGAATTAAAACAGTGCTTTCTGCGCATAAAAAAACAGCCTGAAATCCGAGAAGGAATAGGCTGTGTAGATGAAGTTGAACAAGGCTCGTGACTATAGTTTCATTCTGATTGAATAACAAGTTAAAAGCCCGGGGAATATTAGGAGCAAAATATACCTGAGGAGATTGAATTATGAACATTCGGTGGTTTCTGCCGCTATTGATATTCCTAATATGCTGTAGCTGCAGCAACCGGGCGCAATCGGTCCCCCAACCGCGTCAAAATACGGTGGTCCACAACCTGACACAATCATCCGATACCCCCAATTTATTAGATGGTTCTGAGCAGGCGGTCCGTACCACGAAACCCATGTCTCTCGCGGACTTAAGGGCTAAGTACCAAAGCACATTCTGGCTTCATGGTCCGTCTTCCAAGCGCGAGGTCGCTTTAACTTTTGATGATGCGCCTGACGATGTATATACTCCACAGATTTTGGATGCTTTAAAACGGGAAGGAGTACGGGCAACTTTCTTCGTTGTTGGCAATCGGATGGAGGCTCACCCTGAAATCGTCCAGCGTATGGTTGAAGAAGGTCACATTTTAGGAAACCATTCGTATAATCATGCGAATTTGCCTAAATTAAGTGATGAAAATTTCCGGAATCAAATTAACAGGACAGACGAATTGATTCAATCGTTTACGGGCTATCGGCCAACCTTCGTTCGGCCCCCCTACGGAAACATCAATGAACCACAAATTCAATGGCTGGCTAGCCAACATAAAATCATCGTGAACTGGAATGTCGATTCGTTGGACTGGAAAGGCTTGAACGCAGAGCAAGTCAAAAGCAACATTTTGGTACACACCATGCCAGGATCCATTATTTTGCAGCATGCTGCCGGCGGAGTCGGCGAGGATTTATCGGGTACGGTTCAAGCGTTGCCGGACATCATCCACAGCCTCCGGAACCAAAACATTAAGTTGGTTACCATACCGGAACTGCTCGATGAATCGATTCGCCGCTAATTTGGTTATAAAAAAGCACTGACGAGCTTAACAGCTCGTCAGTGTTTTTTTTATGATATTCCGTTTCTAAGAACTAGAATTGGCAATAAGCATCGTGGTGAAGGAACTTATCGGTCGTAGTTATATCTGTCCATTCCGGGCTATGGAGCCTATGATTTCGAAGCAAATGGTTCTGTTCTAACGAACTTTAACAACGGGAATCCATAACTCGACCTCAATTTCTTCCGTAAATACCTGCTTTTCTAAGCCTACTTCGATTTCAGGACCCACTTGGATCATCGGCCCCTCAGCTTGCTCATATCCCGAGGAAGGAAACCATTCGCCATAAATCCGGTGCCACTTTTCTTGTTCCCATGGAATTTTCACTTCAAAGATAGCCCAAGTCATTGCAGGCACGATAAAATGTGAGAAGTGTTCGGGACAAGATGCTGTTGATGCAACAGCCATATAATATTCAAAATCTTGCTTCCCAAACAGTCCTCCTTCTCCAAGATGTACATGCGATATTCCGTAAGGTGCTTGGTTATTTAACGATTTCAGCTTGGCATACCGTTCATGGTCTGTCGATCTCCAAACCTGCGCTACACCGGGATGTTCACCTGAAGCAATGGGTGTGACTCTGTTTCTTACCCCGATCACTTGAAAAGCGTCCCTTTGCTCGATTCTATACTTCATGGGCTCACTACCTCCTATGGATAATCGAAAGGTCATGGGAGGATATGCTTTTAAGGAATGCCCGGCATTTCTCGCCTCAGTCGGTGTAACTCCATGTAAAGCCTGGAAAGCGCGGGTGAATGCATCGCCCGATTGATAACCGTACTTTATGGCGGTGTCGATGACTTTGACTGAACTGTCCTGCAGATCAATCGCTGCAAGCGTAAGACGTCTGCGACGAATATATTCTTGCAGAGGAATACCTGCCAAGTATGAAAACATCCTTTTGAAGTGAAAAATGGAACAGCAGGCTCGTTTAGCGATCTCGCGTTCATCCATTTGGTACTCAAGATTCTGTTCGATATAGTCTAATGCTCCATTCAAATGTTCAAGCACATTCATCCATGACCCTCCTTTCCTCCATAGGATAACAGGGAATAATAGCAAACATCCGATATATCCCGTTCAACTTCTGCAGGGAGGCCGGGAACTAACTTATCTGCAGAGCAGTAATATCAATTATTTTACTTGACCAAATGGGGGTGTTTTCCATCAACGCATGCAGCCCCCTGTAGCCATAATTACTTAAACAGCCCCTCAAGGACACTCCGATCAAAATCGTTTGTGATTCTATAGGTCCAGTCATATCTTTTATGTCTCATCGTACTGTTGTAAATATGAATGTGGTCCGGGCTATAAAAGAATATACCGAACGTCCTGTAATTTGAAGTGTACAACCATATTTCATACTCGTCGTTATCATAATTCCAGCTATCGCTTTTTCGCAGCTTAATTTCGGAAAAGCTGTTCAGAATGCGATCGATCTCGTCTTGATCTGTAATTTTCAGCACTTGCTCTTCAGGACCAAACCGATTCTTACCGACATTCATCTCGATGACCTTCTCGGACTCCTTTAAATGATCGAGCAATAGCTCCTTGAACGAAGCTTTGGATTGATGCGCACCGTAAACCATCCCGCTAATGACAATCAGGGCGCAAAGTGTCAAAAAGACGTACCATGAGCGCTTGCTCACGGAGCATCTCCCCCTTTGTTTCATTTTACTGCATGGTTCGTGATTTTCTTTGGGTTTGCCAGAGACATTAAACAACCATTCAGCGCGGCCAATTTTATTGTAACATAAGGATATACAGGAAAATCCTGATTAATACTCTCCTATTTTTTAATCTTGCAAATGAAAAAAGGGTACTCGGGAAACTCTTCGTACACATTCTTTTGTTCGATCTGAAACGCAGTTCCCTTTATGTAAATTCCCAGCATTTCCAGGTAGGAGTATTTAAGGCTTGCCATAAACATAAGGTAGCCACCTTGCTTCAGTAAGCTGAAACAAGAATCCAAGCATCTATTGAAGTCACCGGTCTCATTGATTGCAGAATTGGAAGGATTGGGATGCCCTTCGCGATTTTGCCTATAAGCAAATATCGCACATATTTCTTGGTCGAGATCAATGCTGGTTAACGCTCCTTTTCCTTTAAGCCAGTAACCAAGGTAATCATCCCAATCTCCAGTACCAATTCCAACATTGCATACCTGAAGACCTTCAGTAAGTGTGAATGATCTTCGCACATATTCCCTTGTCGCCACTTCTGTATACAGACATGGTGGAGAAGAATTCCATTCGCCGGCTTCGGAACCTTTCAGCTCAAGATAATAACGAAATAGCTTTTCGTCCATGTTCATAATAACTCCTCCAGGTAGAATGCTTGGATACTAACCCCTCTCATAGCGGATGAATATCTGCCGAACGATCGTGTTGACGGTTCAATAGGACGTTCAACCGCTCCGAGAATAACATCATGGCTGCAGCCAAAATGGCGATATAGATCGGAAAGATTCCGATCGTCGCGAATCCTGCCAGCAGTCCCAGCAGCGGCGGCAGCAACGTGCTGCCTGTGTAGGCGACGGCCATCTGGTAACCCATGATCTTTCCGGCATGCTCTTGACCGAATCGAGCCGGCGTTTCATGCAGCATACATGGATAGATGGGCGCGAGTCCCAGTCCGATGATCAGCAATCCGGCCAGCGCACAACCGGTCGGAAGCGGCAGCAGCAGGAGCAACACCCCGGTAAGCGTCAGCAACTGACCGCCCCGAATAAGCAGCCGATTGCTTAACTTGAAGGTAATGAATCCGGTAATCAGCCTACCGATCGTAATGCCGGCAAAATAAATCGAACCCCACAGTGCGGCTTCATCAGCGGCAAGTCCCCGCTCTTTCACTAAGTAGCTGCTCCCCCATAAGCCCACTGTCATTTCAACCCCGCAATAGAACAAAAACGATCCCAACGCGAACTTAACGCCTTTCACCTTCAGCGGTTTGGACGCCGCCTCATTGTCCGTAAGAGAGGCTGAATCCGAATGCTCCGCGTCCGAACTCGTACTCCCCTTCCCGGACCGCGCCCTCCATAAAGGAAGCGTAAAGACCAGGACAATCACCAGCGCGAATTGAATGCCTGCCACGGCCAAATAGCCGTCTCTCCAGGATGCATTTCCCGATAAGAATGCGCCCATGATCATCGGACCGGCTGTCGCGCCGACACCCCAAAAACAATGCAGCCAGCTCATGTGATGGGCTTTGTAACGTGCTGCAACATAATGATTGAGCGCCGCATCGACGGCTCCTCCGCCAAGTCCGAGCGGAATGGCACAGACGATTAACCACACAACGGATGGAGCAAATGAAAATCCGATGAGTGCGCTGGCCGTCATCACACAGCTTGCAAGCGTCACGAGTCCCGTGCTGAAACGGCGAACGACGACTCCGCTTAACAGGCTTGATACGATCGTCCCGACCGTAACGGTCATAGACAGCAGTCCCGCCATCCCCAGCGGCGCGTTCAGATCCAACCGCATGACCGGCCATGACGCGCCGAGCATGGAATCCGGCAGCCCAAGGCTAATAAAAGCTAGATAAATAACTAGAAGCAATATGGTTCCCATTCTTGTACTCTCCCGTCTTCAAGTTCAATGTCCTGCAGAAATAAGCAGATTCAGCCCCAGTCTTTTTAAGCCGTTCAAATAGTCTTCCTGCCAATCGCTGGGCACAAGCTTCGGCAGATGCTCCTTTGATATATATGAAGCGCTTCGTGCCGAGATAGCGGAAAGAAGGCGTTCGCTTACTTCATCCCGGCTAAAAATGACCGCATTCGGGTTCAGAATCGCCGTAAATGAAGCAATCAGACGACTCACGGCATCAATCCCGCCAGCCTCGTTAATGGTTCCGGTCTGACCTTCGGCGTCTGTCATCGCTTGATAGAAATTCCGGTTGTCATACAGGGGAACGAATGAGACCTCGCCCGAGAAGGACGTGCTACCGCGAACGACGTTTCCGTTGACCAGGATCCCAGCTCCCGGCCCGTTCTGGCCGAAATAAAAATACACGAGCGAAGGGTTCTCGCGGTCATCCAGTTTGTCGTAATAGCCCAATACTGCTGCGTTCATATCGTTCTCCACAACGACAGGAAGCTCGAAGCGCGACTCGAAATGGTCTTTCAAATCAAAATCATGATATTTCTCATAACCCGGAATATAAATGATCCGCCCGTCATTAACCGACCCGGGGACGCCGAAAGCCAGCGAACCGATCCTAGGAAACCGATCGATCAAGGATTCGATTTGTTCTGTCAACATCTCAATGCCGTCAAGCAGAAATCCGGGGGACATTCCTTTCTCCTTCACCTCGCCTAAACTGTTATATATTGTGTATTGCGATTCCGTTCTTTCCAGAAATAAGGCGACGCCGAGCTGATAATCAGGATTATATGCATAACGCTGAGCTCTTCTTCCGCCGCTGGATTCATCGAGACCAAGCGTGATCAGTTCGCCTGCCTCCTCCATCTGGTTGACAAACTTGGTGATCGTCGGAAAGCTGATTCCGAGCTTTTCGCTCAGCTCGACCTTCGTTGCACTCCCGCATGACAAGAGCGTGGCACGAATGCCTTTGAGCATTTCCTTCCTCAGGTCCTTCGGTGTTGATATCTTTTCGCGCAAGGTTGGATCATCTCCATCTCCGACACTTTTTAAAATCGTTTAATAAGTATGCCTATCATAACATAGGCGTCGAGCAAGCGGAAGCCCTTAGAGGAGTAAATTATGCAAACGAGAGCAGTAAAGCCGCAAAATTGAACTGCACCTCTATTGTTAGACATACGTTATCCGCTGGAGATGCAGTTATTTGCGACTTTTTTCCAATAAGGGATCAAGCTTTTTTTCTTAACCACGCTTCGAATTGTTCCGGCGTCCGTACATCATCCTCTAAGACCGCTGTGTAAATATCATAGCTCTTAACCGCATTGCCGTATTCCTGGCGTGCAGCCCAGCGGCTTTTGATCTGAAGGATTGCGTGACGCAGCTCCGGTGTTAGACGATCAGGCATCGTGTTCACATGCTTGAGATCGGGCTGCAGATCCGGCTCATCGACAAACCAAAGGTCCATCGACCAATCCTTGCCTTTTGAAGAGGTATACTTTACCCCGAGATATAG from Paenibacillus ihbetae includes:
- a CDS encoding ABC transporter permease, translating into MRMKGFAKHYYLMLIPGFLWLFVFSIVPMFGIIISFQYFNPGKGILGSDWAGLEHFKYMFLLKDTQEVFSNTLVIASMKIVANLIAPLLFALMLNELRLMILRRWIQTIVYLPHFLSWVILGGIVLDLFSYNGPVNQLAALFGLQPKLFFADAQLFPFLVVGSDVWKEFGFGTIIYLAALTGINPALYEAANIDGAGRWRSLWHITLPGIRTTAVLLTVLSLGNVLNAGFDQIFNLYNPLVYSTGDIIDTWVYRTGLLNLQYELATAVGLLKSVVGFLLISVSYYLAYRFVNYRIF
- a CDS encoding carbohydrate ABC transporter permease, whose translation is MVRDQTFGNRVTDIILIVVLIGITLSCILPIWYTLSLSLSSNSAAAAGKVWLWPVDFNLNAYTQILNDNQFFRSFWISTQRVLLGVMLNFIMVVLMSYPLSRTAKELKGRNVFMWILIFTMLFNGGLIPLYLTVKELNMLNSIWALVLVGGAQTLVFNVILTMNFFRNLPKELDEAALVDGAGPWYILFKIYIPLAVPVLATVSLFSIVYHWNEFLYGLIFMSREQFYPLQTYIQQLVVSVDPSTMSEDQYRRLSELSNRTLDAAKIFIAMLPVLIVYPFLQRFFIHGITLGSVKE
- a CDS encoding polysaccharide deacetylase family protein; amino-acid sequence: MNIRWFLPLLIFLICCSCSNRAQSVPQPRQNTVVHNLTQSSDTPNLLDGSEQAVRTTKPMSLADLRAKYQSTFWLHGPSSKREVALTFDDAPDDVYTPQILDALKREGVRATFFVVGNRMEAHPEIVQRMVEEGHILGNHSYNHANLPKLSDENFRNQINRTDELIQSFTGYRPTFVRPPYGNINEPQIQWLASQHKIIVNWNVDSLDWKGLNAEQVKSNILVHTMPGSIILQHAAGGVGEDLSGTVQALPDIIHSLRNQNIKLVTIPELLDESIRR
- a CDS encoding AraC family transcriptional regulator, with protein sequence MNVLEHLNGALDYIEQNLEYQMDEREIAKRACCSIFHFKRMFSYLAGIPLQEYIRRRRLTLAAIDLQDSSVKVIDTAIKYGYQSGDAFTRAFQALHGVTPTEARNAGHSLKAYPPMTFRLSIGGSEPMKYRIEQRDAFQVIGVRNRVTPIASGEHPGVAQVWRSTDHERYAKLKSLNNQAPYGISHVHLGEGGLFGKQDFEYYMAVASTASCPEHFSHFIVPAMTWAIFEVKIPWEQEKWHRIYGEWFPSSGYEQAEGPMIQVGPEIEVGLEKQVFTEEIEVELWIPVVKVR
- a CDS encoding SAM-dependent methyltransferase: MNMDEKLFRYYLELKGSEAGEWNSSPPCLYTEVATREYVRRSFTLTEGLQVCNVGIGTGDWDDYLGYWLKGKGALTSIDLDQEICAIFAYRQNREGHPNPSNSAINETGDFNRCLDSCFSLLKQGGYLMFMASLKYSYLEMLGIYIKGTAFQIEQKNVYEEFPEYPFFICKIKK
- a CDS encoding MFS transporter translates to MGTILLLVIYLAFISLGLPDSMLGASWPVMRLDLNAPLGMAGLLSMTVTVGTIVSSLLSGVVVRRFSTGLVTLASCVMTASALIGFSFAPSVVWLIVCAIPLGLGGGAVDAALNHYVAARYKAHHMSWLHCFWGVGATAGPMIMGAFLSGNASWRDGYLAVAGIQFALVIVLVFTLPLWRARSGKGSTSSDAEHSDSASLTDNEAASKPLKVKGVKFALGSFLFYCGVEMTVGLWGSSYLVKERGLAADEAALWGSIYFAGITIGRLITGFITFKLSNRLLIRGGQLLTLTGVLLLLLPLPTGCALAGLLIIGLGLAPIYPCMLHETPARFGQEHAGKIMGYQMAVAYTGSTLLPPLLGLLAGFATIGIFPIYIAILAAAMMLFSERLNVLLNRQHDRSADIHPL
- a CDS encoding ROK family transcriptional regulator — translated: MREKISTPKDLRKEMLKGIRATLLSCGSATKVELSEKLGISFPTITKFVNQMEEAGELITLGLDESSGGRRAQRYAYNPDYQLGVALFLERTESQYTIYNSLGEVKEKGMSPGFLLDGIEMLTEQIESLIDRFPRIGSLAFGVPGSVNDGRIIYIPGYEKYHDFDLKDHFESRFELPVVVENDMNAAVLGYYDKLDDRENPSLVYFYFGQNGPGAGILVNGNVVRGSTSFSGEVSFVPLYDNRNFYQAMTDAEGQTGTINEAGGIDAVSRLIASFTAILNPNAVIFSRDEVSERLLSAISARSASYISKEHLPKLVPSDWQEDYLNGLKRLGLNLLISAGH